A DNA window from Myxocyprinus asiaticus isolate MX2 ecotype Aquarium Trade chromosome 45, UBuf_Myxa_2, whole genome shotgun sequence contains the following coding sequences:
- the LOC127435474 gene encoding achaete-scute homolog 1a-like → MDITAKMEISVNQQQYMPPACFFAAASQSIQLSPTDSQCSNKSASKQTKRQRSSSPELLRCKRRLNFAGFGYSLPQQQPHAVARRNERERNRVKLVNNGFATLREHVPNGAANKKMSKVETLRSAVEYIRALQQLLDEHDAVSAAFQSGVLSPTISQNYSNDMNSMAGSPVSSYSSDEGSYDPLSPEEQELLDFTNWF, encoded by the coding sequence ATGGACATCACTGCCAAGATGGAAATAAGCGTTAACCAGCAGCAGTACATGCCACCTGCCTGCTTTTTCGCCGCCGCTTCCCAGAGCATCCAGCTCAGTCCAACCGACAGCCAGTGTAGCAATAAGTCCGCGTCCAAGCAGACGAAGAGGCAGCGCTCATCCTCTCCGGAGCTGCTCCGCTGCAAGAGGAGGCTTAACTTCGCGGGCTTCGGGTACAGCTTGCCCCAGCAGCAGCCGCACGCTGTGGCCCGGCGCAACGAGCGAGAACGTAACCGGGTGAAACTAGTGAACAACGGCTTTGCAACTCTGCGCGAACACGTTCCCAACGGTGCCGCGAACAAGAAGATGAGCAAAGTGGAGACGCTGCGCTCGGCCGTGGAGTACATCCGTGCGCTCCAGCAGCTCCTGGATGAGCATGACGCCGTGAGCGCGGCATTCCAGTCGGGCGTCCTGTCACCCACCATCTCCCAGAACTACTCTAATGACATGAACTCTATGGCTGGTTCGCCAGTGTCCTCTTACTCCTCGGATGAGGGTTCCTACGACCCACTGAGTCCAGAAGAACAAGAGCTCCTGGACTTCACCAACTggttttga